The proteins below come from a single Cylindrospermopsis raciborskii Cr2010 genomic window:
- a CDS encoding lipid-A-disaccharide synthase-related protein: MKHSSLPLDHTLEKSPNWQLLILSNGHGEDIIAGRIIEELKKLPSAPDIFALPIVGEGHTYQSLNIPRIGDVKTMPSGGFIYMDSSQLVQDIQSGLIQLTWKQIQAVRIWVKCQRKLGNHQGILAVGDIIPLLFAAISGANYAFVGTAKSEYYVRDKIGLLRRNSQKSWWENFSGSIYHPWERWLMSGRRCRAVFPRDTLTTEILRRWPIPAFDAGNPMMDGLEPSSNTPQFLDSNLQKSESYYPLIVTLLPGSRTGEAYNNWEMIMVAISGLMESLHGQKIIFLSAIAPGLDEAILSESLKIQGWENHHSSPIAIRDPHALVFKQRNAYLLLTKTSYNECLHWAHLAIAMAGTATEQFVGLGKPVIAFPGKGPQYNPNFAEAQSRLLGVSLILLDHPRQVPKTVSNLFQNPDFFQEIATNGWERMGKPGAAKRIAECLEVRLGSPNQS, encoded by the coding sequence ATGAAACATTCATCGTTACCCTTAGACCATACCCTGGAAAAAAGCCCCAATTGGCAGTTACTTATTTTAAGTAATGGTCACGGAGAGGATATAATTGCAGGAAGGATTATCGAAGAACTAAAAAAGCTCCCCTCAGCTCCCGATATTTTTGCCTTACCAATAGTAGGAGAAGGTCATACCTATCAAAGTTTAAATATACCCCGTATTGGGGATGTAAAAACCATGCCTTCAGGTGGTTTTATCTATATGGATAGTAGTCAACTGGTACAGGATATCCAAAGTGGTCTAATTCAACTCACCTGGAAGCAAATTCAAGCAGTTCGTATCTGGGTAAAATGTCAAAGAAAATTGGGCAATCACCAAGGAATTCTAGCAGTGGGTGATATCATACCTCTATTATTTGCCGCCATCAGCGGTGCTAATTATGCTTTTGTGGGAACCGCAAAATCAGAATATTATGTGCGGGATAAAATCGGTCTACTCAGGAGAAATTCCCAAAAATCTTGGTGGGAAAACTTCTCCGGTTCCATTTACCACCCCTGGGAAAGATGGTTGATGAGTGGTCGTCGCTGTCGTGCAGTTTTCCCTCGAGATACCCTAACCACGGAAATTTTAAGAAGGTGGCCTATCCCAGCTTTTGATGCAGGAAATCCCATGATGGATGGTTTGGAGCCTTCTTCTAATACACCCCAATTTCTAGATTCCAATCTCCAAAAATCAGAGAGTTATTACCCCCTCATTGTTACTTTACTCCCCGGTTCCCGCACTGGTGAAGCATATAATAATTGGGAAATGATTATGGTGGCTATATCCGGTTTAATGGAGAGTTTACACGGGCAAAAAATTATTTTTCTCAGTGCGATCGCTCCCGGTTTGGACGAGGCAATTTTATCTGAAAGTTTAAAAATTCAAGGTTGGGAAAATCATCACTCATCCCCCATTGCTATTAGGGATCCCCATGCTTTAGTTTTTAAACAAAGAAATGCCTATTTACTATTAACAAAAACATCTTATAATGAATGTCTACACTGGGCACATTTAGCCATTGCTATGGCGGGTACCGCCACAGAGCAATTTGTAGGACTGGGAAAACCTGTAATTGCTTTTCCAGGTAAAGGTCCTCAATATAATCCCAATTTTGCTGAAGCTCAAAGTCGTCTTTTAGGAGTTTCTTTAATATTATTAGATCACCCCAGACAAGTTCCCAAAACCGTTTCAAATCTGTTCCAAAATCCTGACTTTTTCCAGGAAATTGCCACAAATGGATGGGAACGTATGGGGAAACCAGGAGCAGCAAAACGCATTGCTGAATGTTTGGAAGTGAGATTGGGCTCACCCAACCAATCCTGA
- a CDS encoding ATP-binding response regulator, whose protein sequence is MEERLKILVVDEDDLARKLFRLVVNETRLSLELWEVSDSKNVFCVLESARFDCIFLGSPLVDGTLTLIDKLHFSQIKVPLVILTSPGEEKTALNLLHNGATDYLNKSSLTPEILSITLRNAIRLHQSETKAQLAYSQLKESHEKLIRSNDELERQRQQIQLQNLKLLEVSRLKSQFLSTISHELRTPMNAIIGFAQILLRPKFSQLSSVQTDMLKRILNNAKDLSMLLNEVLDFSKIDSGRLGLKPEIFDLSKMVNHTVGEIRSLVEAKKLSLSVEIDLENTLVFNDPVRVRQILINLLSNAIKFTERGCVWVRVTETSKSRIAISIRDTGIGISNQDCEHIFEAFRQVDQGMSRKYPGTGLGLAIIDSLVKIMGGKIMLESQLAVGSLFTVELPRQVSVNSLSEEKLSYLEKKGRSMSVPEKWRARY, encoded by the coding sequence ATGGAAGAGAGGCTAAAAATTTTGGTTGTGGATGAGGATGACTTAGCACGTAAGCTATTTCGTTTAGTGGTAAACGAAACCAGGTTATCCTTGGAATTATGGGAGGTCAGTGACAGCAAGAATGTTTTTTGTGTCCTAGAAAGTGCTAGATTCGACTGTATTTTTCTTGGTTCTCCTTTGGTGGATGGCACTTTGACCCTAATTGACAAACTACATTTCTCCCAGATTAAAGTCCCCCTGGTGATTCTTACAAGTCCAGGAGAGGAAAAAACCGCTCTCAATTTATTACATAACGGTGCTACAGACTATTTAAATAAATCCAGTCTCACTCCAGAAATTTTATCTATAACACTGCGAAATGCAATTCGCTTGCACCAGTCCGAGACTAAAGCCCAGTTAGCTTATAGTCAGCTTAAAGAAAGCCATGAAAAGTTGATTCGTAGTAACGATGAATTAGAGAGACAACGACAACAAATTCAACTACAGAATTTGAAACTATTAGAAGTATCAAGATTGAAATCACAATTTTTGTCAACCATATCTCATGAGTTGCGAACCCCCATGAATGCTATAATCGGGTTTGCCCAAATTCTACTGCGTCCTAAATTTAGTCAGCTAAGTAGTGTACAGACGGATATGTTAAAACGCATTCTGAATAATGCCAAGGATTTGTCGATGTTACTGAATGAGGTTTTAGACTTTTCTAAGATTGATTCTGGTAGATTAGGATTAAAACCAGAAATTTTCGATCTGTCTAAGATGGTTAATCATACTGTGGGTGAAATCCGCTCTTTAGTGGAAGCCAAGAAGTTATCTTTATCTGTAGAAATAGATTTGGAAAATACTCTTGTATTTAATGATCCTGTACGGGTGCGTCAGATTTTAATTAACTTGCTTTCAAATGCTATTAAGTTTACAGAGCGCGGGTGTGTTTGGGTTAGAGTTACCGAAACCAGTAAAAGTCGCATAGCTATTTCTATTAGGGATACTGGAATTGGTATTTCCAATCAAGATTGTGAACATATTTTTGAAGCATTTAGACAGGTAGACCAAGGTATGAGTCGTAAATATCCAGGGACTGGATTGGGTTTAGCAATTATTGATTCATTAGTGAAAATCATGGGAGGAAAAATAATGTTGGAAAGTCAATTAGCAGTAGGTTCACTATTTACAGTTGAATTACCAAGACAAGTTAGTGTAAATTCACTCAGTGAAGAGAAACTGAGCTATTTGGAGAAAAAAGGTCGCAGTATGTCAGTTCCAGAAAAATGGAGAGCCAGATATTAG
- a CDS encoding response regulator produces the protein MSEISIILIEDHDLTRMGLKTVIQSHPGLKVIGEAANATQGLKLLETTKPDVAVVDIGLPDMDGIELTRKFKRHQTENGQNNTKILVLTMDSTEESVLAAFAAGADSYYMKETSINKLTEAINATYAGNSWIDPAIANVVLRRMRVQSPGEAGDKPNMVKIEGLAIEYEQVLESSPLTQRELEILELIVDGCSNGQIAEKLYITVGTVKTHVRNILNKLCADDRTQAAVRALRSGLVG, from the coding sequence ATGAGTGAAATTAGCATTATTTTAATAGAAGACCATGATTTAACTAGAATGGGTTTAAAGACTGTCATCCAGTCCCACCCAGGGTTGAAGGTAATCGGCGAAGCAGCAAATGCAACTCAAGGACTAAAACTTTTGGAAACTACTAAACCAGATGTGGCTGTGGTCGATATTGGATTACCTGATATGGATGGGATAGAATTAACTCGTAAGTTTAAGCGCCATCAAACTGAAAACGGACAGAACAATACCAAAATACTGGTTTTGACCATGGATAGTACGGAAGAATCAGTTCTAGCTGCTTTTGCAGCGGGAGCAGACTCCTATTACATGAAAGAGACTAGCATTAATAAATTAACAGAAGCTATAAATGCTACTTATGCGGGAAATTCTTGGATAGATCCAGCGATCGCGAATGTAGTTTTAAGGAGGATGCGTGTCCAGTCACCGGGGGAAGCAGGGGATAAACCAAACATGGTCAAAATAGAGGGTTTAGCCATAGAGTACGAACAGGTGCTAGAAAGCTCTCCCCTGACCCAACGGGAGTTGGAAATTTTGGAATTAATAGTGGATGGTTGTAGCAACGGACAAATAGCAGAGAAACTCTATATTACAGTGGGAACGGTAAAAACCCATGTTCGCAATATTTTGAATAAGCTCTGTGCGGATGATAGAACCCAAGCTGCTGTGCGGGCTCTACGTTCAGGATTGGTTGGGTGA
- a CDS encoding MlaE family lipid ABC transporter permease subunit codes for MSQTISKSSLGLWGQRLVEAIFLGGQVTLHLLRGKIHRRNTLEQLAVVGPDSLFIALLTAIFVGAVFTIQVAREFINFGAGNLVGGVLAVALTRELSPVLTAVILAGRVGSAFAAEIGTMRVTEQIDALLMLKTDPIDFLVIPRLLACLLMLPILTLLSLVTGMWGGLIIATNLYNLSDTVFLDSARNFLDLRDITSAMIKAACFGILIAIIGCSWGLTTTGGAKGVGQSTTTAVVTALLVIFISNFFLSWLMFQGAGNPSIRP; via the coding sequence TTGAGCCAGACTATATCTAAATCCAGTTTAGGACTATGGGGTCAAAGACTGGTGGAGGCGATTTTTTTAGGGGGACAAGTGACACTGCACTTGCTCAGGGGAAAAATTCATCGTCGTAACACACTAGAGCAACTAGCGGTAGTGGGACCAGATTCCCTATTTATAGCCTTACTAACGGCGATTTTCGTCGGTGCAGTGTTTACAATTCAGGTAGCGCGAGAGTTTATTAACTTTGGTGCTGGGAATTTGGTAGGGGGGGTATTAGCAGTAGCTTTAACCCGAGAATTATCACCTGTACTCACAGCAGTTATTTTAGCGGGTAGAGTAGGTTCTGCATTTGCGGCAGAAATTGGTACTATGCGGGTTACAGAACAAATAGATGCTTTGTTAATGTTAAAGACTGACCCTATTGATTTTTTAGTCATCCCTCGTCTTTTAGCATGTTTATTAATGTTACCAATTTTGACCCTGCTATCTCTGGTTACTGGAATGTGGGGAGGATTGATAATTGCTACCAATCTTTACAATCTTTCGGATACGGTGTTTTTAGACTCAGCGCGTAACTTTTTAGATCTGCGAGATATAACTAGTGCCATGATTAAGGCAGCGTGTTTTGGGATTTTAATCGCCATAATTGGTTGCAGCTGGGGTTTAACCACGACAGGGGGAGCTAAGGGTGTGGGACAATCAACCACCACAGCAGTGGTTACTGCTCTGTTAGTGATTTTCATTAGCAATTTCTTTTTATCATGGTTGATGTTTCAGGGAGCGGGTAATCCATCTATCAGACCTTAA
- a CDS encoding hybrid sensor histidine kinase/response regulator — MSVSKSDQVARILVVDDRRDNLILVQTLLESEGYAIDSVSDGATALQKTVQSPPDLILLDVMMPEMDGYEVTRAIRSYTNIDYIPILLITAFDESSVVEGLDAGADDFIRKPFDTNELLARVRCLLRLKYSIDEQQKMSRQREDFVSRLTHDLRTPLLAGDRMLDLFQKETFGQIPPEMKQAIAMMIRSNQNLLEMVNNLLEVYRFDADKKFLNLQACDLQEIAQEVVNELIPLAMEKNLTLKLETGLEKPNVVLGDRLELRRVLNNLIGNAIKFTDQGTVEVSIFEKSRHKDMAQVIIQISDTGYGIAPEDQTIIFERFRQGKNKRSGSGLGLHLSQRIVEAHGGKIELCSQLGKGSTFTIKLPKVV; from the coding sequence ATGTCAGTTAGCAAGAGTGATCAAGTTGCGCGTATTCTTGTAGTCGATGATAGAAGAGATAATTTAATTTTAGTCCAAACCCTATTAGAGAGTGAAGGGTATGCAATTGATTCAGTTTCCGATGGAGCAACAGCTTTACAAAAAACGGTTCAATCCCCTCCAGACCTAATTCTTTTGGACGTAATGATGCCAGAAATGGATGGTTATGAAGTAACTCGCGCAATTCGTAGCTATACTAATATTGATTACATTCCTATTTTACTGATTACAGCTTTTGATGAATCTAGTGTGGTGGAAGGATTAGATGCGGGTGCGGATGATTTTATTCGTAAACCATTTGATACTAATGAGTTATTAGCAAGAGTCCGCTGCTTGCTGAGACTGAAATACAGTATTGATGAACAACAAAAAATGAGTCGACAACGAGAAGATTTTGTCTCCCGACTAACTCACGATTTGCGCACTCCTTTATTAGCAGGAGATCGTATGTTAGACCTGTTTCAAAAGGAGACCTTTGGTCAAATTCCTCCTGAAATGAAACAAGCGATCGCTATGATGATTCGCAGTAATCAGAACTTGCTAGAAATGGTAAATAATCTTTTAGAGGTTTATCGGTTTGATGCTGATAAGAAGTTTTTAAATTTGCAAGCATGTGATCTGCAAGAAATAGCTCAGGAAGTAGTTAATGAATTGATTCCATTGGCTATGGAAAAAAACCTAACTCTGAAATTAGAAACCGGTTTAGAAAAACCAAATGTGGTTCTGGGGGATAGGCTAGAATTACGTCGGGTTCTCAACAATTTAATTGGCAATGCCATCAAATTTACTGATCAGGGAACTGTGGAGGTAAGCATTTTTGAAAAATCCCGCCACAAAGATATGGCACAGGTTATTATTCAGATATCGGACACTGGATATGGTATAGCACCGGAAGATCAAACTATTATTTTTGAAAGATTTCGTCAGGGTAAAAATAAAAGGTCTGGTAGTGGTTTAGGATTGCATTTATCCCAACGCATTGTTGAAGCACATGGGGGTAAGATAGAGCTATGTTCACAATTGGGTAAAGGTAGTACGTTCACTATCAAATTACCAAAGGTAGTATAA
- a CDS encoding DUF3119 family protein, which produces MTNYPLSSSLSTTELKTSYNIPLVLVISSIPLLVLQPLLGGAIALFGLFLMFQAVSLRFLFTGNDFDIYRGEKLIRRFPYGEWQSWRIFWDRVPILFYFREIKSIHFLPILFDPRTLKSCLERLQAEGKIP; this is translated from the coding sequence ATGACAAATTATCCCTTATCTAGTAGTTTATCTACCACGGAGCTCAAAACTAGTTACAATATTCCTCTGGTATTAGTAATTAGTTCTATTCCCCTATTAGTGCTTCAACCTTTATTGGGTGGTGCGATCGCGCTATTTGGATTATTTCTCATGTTTCAAGCTGTGTCGTTGCGGTTTTTATTTACTGGGAATGACTTTGATATTTACCGAGGTGAGAAGTTAATCAGGAGATTTCCTTATGGGGAGTGGCAAAGTTGGCGAATTTTTTGGGATAGGGTGCCAATTTTGTTCTATTTTAGAGAAATCAAAAGCATCCATTTTTTGCCAATTTTATTTGACCCTAGAACCCTGAAATCCTGTTTAGAAAGATTGCAAGCAGAGGGTAAAATACCCTAG